Proteins from a single region of Pseudodesulfovibrio portus:
- a CDS encoding LolA family protein, translated as MMKKIYFPLIALCAILFMATVSPAADPVPTEDLPDLIQQRYETLKTFQADFEQELTNVASGEVETRRGRIWYKQPSQVRWETTEPMNELLVVGPEYAWDYIADEEIALKYGVATLLDSKTILRFISGQANIKEDFVVKTEWQGADEVRAKWGKGFTVLQLIPKEAEPGMVLAFVGVEPDTGLLRQVMIVDFYGNGNELRLSNVETDVDLAASMFTFEPPAGVTVEDNTEGF; from the coding sequence ATGATGAAAAAGATATATTTCCCCCTGATCGCACTGTGCGCAATCCTGTTCATGGCGACCGTCTCCCCGGCCGCCGACCCCGTACCGACTGAGGATCTGCCGGACCTGATCCAGCAACGCTATGAGACGCTGAAGACGTTCCAGGCCGATTTCGAGCAGGAATTGACCAACGTGGCCAGCGGTGAGGTGGAAACGCGTCGGGGCAGAATCTGGTACAAGCAGCCTTCACAGGTCCGTTGGGAGACCACGGAGCCCATGAACGAACTGCTGGTGGTCGGTCCCGAATACGCTTGGGATTACATTGCGGATGAGGAAATAGCCCTCAAGTACGGTGTCGCAACCCTCCTTGATTCAAAGACTATTCTTCGCTTCATCTCCGGCCAGGCCAATATCAAGGAAGATTTTGTGGTCAAGACCGAGTGGCAGGGTGCGGATGAGGTCCGGGCCAAGTGGGGAAAGGGCTTCACCGTGCTCCAGCTGATTCCCAAGGAAGCCGAGCCGGGCATGGTCCTGGCCTTTGTCGGCGTAGAGCCCGATACCGGTCTGCTCAGGCAGGTGATGATCGTGGATTTCTACGGCAACGGCAATGAGCTGCGGCTGTCCAACGTGGAAACCGACGTGGACCTGGCCGCATCGATGTTCACCTTCGAGCCCCCGGCCGGCGTTACCGTCGAGGACAACACTGAAGGCTTCTAG